A region from the Sutcliffiella horikoshii genome encodes:
- a CDS encoding DUF2953 domain-containing protein, with protein sequence MIWTAVIVAIIILLLIMVLVTRITIHFYYHHQQDNDQMTVKLSAWYGLLRYTIDVPLISVDTDTASIHVEEKTKVGGGDPSKGKQKEKDFSPKEIWQSFEDTYELVRHVVGMHEIVRRLLSRMEVKHLEWHSNIGLGDAAHTGMFVGAGWSIKGGIVGFISNYTDFRARPELSITPFFQQAVSQTMFKCIIRFRIGHAMLAGIRIVKYWKGGRPKFKTRPLSVLSKEDNHKSM encoded by the coding sequence GTGATTTGGACCGCCGTTATCGTTGCCATCATAATTCTTCTCTTAATCATGGTTCTCGTCACTAGAATTACCATCCATTTTTATTACCATCATCAACAAGATAATGATCAGATGACAGTGAAGCTTAGTGCATGGTACGGGTTGTTGCGGTACACCATCGATGTCCCGTTGATCAGTGTGGACACAGACACAGCATCCATTCATGTCGAGGAAAAAACCAAGGTTGGAGGCGGAGATCCGTCTAAAGGGAAACAAAAAGAGAAAGATTTTTCTCCAAAAGAGATATGGCAGAGTTTTGAAGATACATATGAACTGGTGCGTCATGTTGTGGGGATGCATGAGATAGTTAGGAGATTGCTTTCGAGAATGGAAGTGAAACACCTGGAATGGCATAGCAACATAGGACTTGGGGATGCAGCCCATACTGGAATGTTTGTTGGGGCAGGTTGGTCTATTAAAGGGGGAATTGTTGGGTTTATAAGCAATTATACAGATTTCCGAGCTCGGCCGGAACTCTCCATCACACCTTTTTTCCAGCAAGCTGTCTCTCAGACAATGTTTAAGTGTATTATTCGGTTTCGAATCGGGCATGCTATGTTGGCAGGAATAAGAATCGTTAAATATTGGAAGGGCGGTAGACCTAAGTTTAAAACCCGTCCTTTATCCGTGTTGTCCAAAGAGGACAATCACAAATCCATGTAA
- a CDS encoding RDD family protein yields the protein MRDEQNNEYTNENVIHEDVNVAEDRTSNDMMFSTKEVAVTEYRYAGFWMRLWAFLLDLLIIWSIGAIVIFPIFRLLGISTSQSFMFSPATIATTIVLYGYFILMTKYFKQTLGKMVFGLRVVDLKANDLSWKTILFREGVGRYIALVYAPITYIVFLVAAFTSKKQGVHDFIADTTVVHEK from the coding sequence ATGAGAGATGAGCAGAATAATGAGTATACAAACGAAAACGTAATACATGAAGACGTGAACGTAGCGGAAGACAGAACAAGCAATGATATGATGTTTTCTACGAAGGAAGTAGCGGTCACCGAATATCGCTATGCAGGGTTTTGGATGAGACTTTGGGCATTTTTATTGGATCTATTAATCATCTGGAGCATCGGAGCTATCGTGATATTTCCGATTTTTAGACTATTAGGGATATCCACTAGTCAAAGCTTCATGTTCTCACCTGCAACCATTGCCACAACCATTGTGCTATATGGGTATTTCATTCTTATGACGAAGTATTTCAAACAGACATTGGGTAAGATGGTGTTTGGTTTGCGAGTGGTAGATCTTAAAGCTAATGACCTTTCATGGAAAACGATTCTCTTTAGAGAAGGTGTCGGGCGTTATATTGCGTTAGTCTATGCTCCTATCACTTATATCGTATTTCTTGTTGCGGCCTTCACGAGCAAAAAGCAAGGCGTGCACGACTTTATTGCAGACACAACCGTGGTTCATGAAAAATAA
- the sppA gene encoding signal peptide peptidase SppA, with product MSGKRWAALGIAALLFFVSIITSLATKPAESSTSDSFSDIFGGEEEFIEEVIEDGSPNRKILVLEVNGVIQDTGSDVTSVFQSPGYNHRQFLRMLDQAKEDDSVQGIIVRVNTPGGGVSESAEIHKRLVEIKEETEKPIYISMGTMAASGGYYIAAPANKIFAAPETITGSIGVIMQGINYSELAEKYGVKFDTIKSGPYKDIMSPTKDMSDEERQILQSMVDNMYDQFVEVIVEGRGMSESEVRRIADGRIYDGQQAKDINIVDELGYFEDVIEAMKKDHDMGNVQVVQYTENLGWGSLFSMNVQSLLKPESEMQMLAKLINQPNSPRLMYLYAE from the coding sequence ATGAGTGGAAAGCGTTGGGCCGCATTAGGCATTGCGGCATTATTATTTTTTGTGTCGATTATTACAAGTCTGGCAACAAAACCTGCGGAAAGCTCCACATCTGATTCTTTTTCAGATATTTTTGGCGGGGAAGAAGAGTTTATTGAGGAAGTAATTGAAGACGGTAGTCCAAACCGTAAGATTCTAGTTCTAGAAGTTAACGGTGTTATTCAGGACACAGGAAGCGATGTAACATCTGTATTCCAATCTCCCGGATATAACCATCGACAATTTTTAAGAATGCTTGATCAAGCAAAAGAGGATGATTCTGTTCAAGGAATTATCGTGCGTGTAAATACACCAGGTGGCGGTGTATCTGAAAGTGCCGAGATACATAAGAGACTGGTGGAAATTAAAGAAGAAACAGAAAAACCGATATACATTTCCATGGGAACGATGGCTGCTTCAGGTGGATACTATATAGCAGCACCTGCAAACAAAATTTTCGCAGCACCTGAGACGATCACTGGTTCTATCGGTGTCATCATGCAGGGGATTAATTACAGTGAGCTTGCTGAAAAGTATGGCGTGAAATTCGATACCATCAAGAGTGGACCTTATAAAGATATTATGTCCCCAACGAAAGACATGTCTGATGAAGAGCGTCAAATACTTCAATCAATGGTAGACAATATGTATGATCAATTTGTAGAAGTTATTGTGGAAGGCCGGGGCATGAGTGAATCAGAAGTCAGAAGAATTGCTGACGGAAGAATCTATGACGGCCAACAAGCCAAGGACATTAACATAGTCGACGAGCTGGGGTATTTTGAGGATGTTATTGAGGCAATGAAGAAAGACCATGATATGGGTAACGTCCAAGTGGTTCAATACACAGAAAACCTGGGCTGGGGTTCCTTATTCAGCATGAATGTTCAATCCCTATTAAAGCCAGAATCTGAAATGCAGATGTTAGCAAAGCTTATCAATCAACCTAATTCTCCAAGACTAATGTACTTGTATGCAGAGTAG